The stretch of DNA GTCACTTTTAAGATGCGACGTGCAACGTGTGAAAAATACTTGCCATAGTTATATAAATTTGAAAGAATCACCAAGTAAAATTAGGTAATTCACTGATAATCACCAACCAAAAGGTCTATTGATATCCTTAATCTTTACAAGGATAAAAAAAAGGAATTTGCCCCATTATTTAAAATGGCGGAGGGCTATGACTTGAGTGACCCGTTCAACAAAGTACCCATGCAGTTGTACAATGATATGTGCAATTGGTTAGAGAATGAACTGGGACAATTTAACCTTATCCGTGTCGGGCGGCAAATCGGTGAAAGTGTTTATAACAGCCTGAAAGCCAACAATGTAACCAATGAAAAATCCACACCGTTGGACTACATGAAAGCCTTGGTATATGCCGCCTCTACCATGGTGCAAGACCCGCAGGGGCGCGGTTGGGAAATTGTTTCGCATGATAAAAGTAGCATCGTCATGCGTCGCACCCAAACCTTTAACAGTAAACTGCAATTAGGTCTGCTTGCAGGTTTGGTTTACAAGTGTAAAAATGTTTTTGGCGTTACAGTAGATTATCAGGAAAAAGAAGCCAATGGAGCGGAGTATGATACCTATATCATCCGTTGGACAAATATGAAGTAAATGAATTTTTATTTTACACCTATAAAACATGTATTTTTATAGATGTAAATACTAATATCAATCACTATGCCAAATTTATTAATTTTTTTTTAAAATGTTATATAAAATTTGCTTTATACAAGAGCCTCTTCTACATTTGTTATAGATAATTAAATCTATAACACCATGAAAAAACGAATTATTTATTTACTTGCATGTTGTCTTGCAGTAAATGCCTGCTCTCCATTGAAAGAGGTTGAAGAGTCCTCTGTGCCTATTTCAGACCAAAATGCCTCTGTATGTACATCTTGCACCGGATTGTTATTGCCCTCACAAACAAAAATTGCTAAAATGGGTGATAATACTGTACAAATAGATTTACCACAGGGTTATTTTTTTAAAGCATACACAAATGATAATACTCCTGTCTTGCTTAGCTCATCGGTTACTATTAAATGCGATTGCAGAGGCAATGGCAATGGCCACGGTTGTTCACCTGTTTACAGACAGTTTGCCAATGGCACTATCGAGTATGCATGTGCACAGGCCGGAAGTTGTGATATGGAGATTCATGAAAAAGTTGACCAGGCAGGCTCTATGATGTTGTCTGCTGTGGCAGATTATAACCGGCGAAACGGCTATATTAAGAACAGAAATTTATCCACCGGTCGGTTGGAGGTTGGAATAGGCTCGCCGTTGGATGAGCTGGAAAGAACAGAACAGGTAGCATTTATGGATTTGATAAATGAAACCTCTCTGAAACCGTCCCCCAATGAATCTTTAATGCCTGTTGTGCCGGTTTCGTCTTTTTCGCAGTTGATAAAATCAGCACCCGTAACGGAGGCAGATTTGAATGATCCTGAAGTGGTGAATGAATTGAACCAGATTTTTACAGGGCTGAAGAGAGCTGTTCATACACGCGGAATCCCTGATAGTCAGGAGAAAGCATTAGTGCCACTGATGATAAAAAATAAAATTGCCTACTGGCAAATTCCTGCCGCTTATGTGAGAGCAGATAATGTCTTTGGCTTTACTGATATCGGCACGAATGCAAACTTTTCTTGCAGTGGCTGCAATGGCAACTGCACGCTTCATGCAAAGAAAACGCTTGAATATGATATATACTATCGCAAGGGCAGCGGTTGCGATTGTACACTCCATGTAGAGCGATAGGTATTATTGTTAAACAGAAGCAGCGTGGTAAAATTTACCACGCTGCTTCTGTTTTTATTTACCGTACAGTTTCTTACCTGCTTCAAAGTACTTATCTCCCTCTTTCCAGAAAGGAATTTCCTTTGCATTGGCAATCAGGCGTGAGGCATAGACGTATGCAGAAAAGAATTTTTGCAGGTAGTCATAATCCAGATTGTCGGGCTGATCGCCGGGTTGGTGGTAGTATTTGTTGATAGCATCGTCAAATGCGGTAAATCCGAGGCTGAAAGTAGGGGCAGGGATGCCCATCGCTGCAAAGTTTACGTTGTCGGAACGGTCAAACAGGTTTTGCTCAGGGGCGGGGTCATCGGTAGCTTCCAGACCAAAAGCCTTGCAGGCCTGCTCAATCATCGGTGCGGCCGAGGTGCGCTTCAACCCGATGATAGTGGCTGCCTTTGTAGTATTGTAGCCTGCATTGTCGCTGTTGAAACAGTAAACCATTTGCTTGTGAGGAATCGGGCTGTTTTCTATAAACCACTCGCTGCCCAGCAAACCTTTTTCTTCGCCTGTAAACAGCACAAACAGCGCCGAGCGCTTGGTGGGGTGTTTGGCAATATTTTCAGCCACGGACAGAACCGTTACCGTACCTACTGCATTATCGCGCGCACCGTTATAAATGGAGTCGCCCGCTACATCAGGTCTGCCGACACCTACGTGGTCGTAGTGAGCAGAATACACCACATATTCATTTTTAAGTTTCGGGTCGGTGCCTTCCACATAGGCCACTACGTTCGGGCTGGAGGCGTAAACAATCTCCATGCCTGTAATGGATAATTTGGCAGTATAGGCGGCATCTGTTTTCATTTCGGCGGCTTCTTTCCAGTCGGGGTCATTCAGCCACAGGTGCGGGATGCTGCCCGGCGCGTCCTTACCTGTTCCTTTGTCTAATACCAGCTGGTCGCTGCCAAGATAATTGACCAAAAATCGCCAAGGAATCATTGGGTTGTTGTAAAGTTCAATCAGTGCTGCTGCACCTGCTTTGGCTGCGCGCTCATGCTTTTTGCGCCCGTCGGCAAACCATTGGCGCGCGTCGGTGCCTTCGCCGACACCCGCTTTTACAACTACGATTTTCCCTTTGACATCGGTTTTGGCAAATTCTTCTTCCTTGCCGTATTCCATAAATACCATTGCTCCGTCGGCAGACATGTTGCCGCCTTCAATGGCTACCATGTGTGTGTTTTGCTCAAAATTTTTACCGTTGAAGCTGAAAGTAATTTTGGCTTTTGATTTTTTCTGGGTTTTGAATTTAACCTGCTGGAAATAGCCTCCCAACGATGGCAGCGGCTTTGCGCCATAACATTGCAACTGTGTTGCCAGATAGCGGGCAGCAATGAGTTGCTCGGGTGAGGGCGTATTGCGTCCTTTTAACTCATCGGAAGCCAAAAAGCCGATGTGTGCTTCAATTTTTGCACGGCTGATGGTTTGGGTTGCCAGCGTTTGGTCGTTCTGAGCGTAGGCAGTAGTGCCTGCCAACAAAGCCCACGCAACCAACGCCATGCGATAATACTTTTTAGACATGATAATGAAGTTTTTAATACGCAGGCAATTTAAGGAAAAACGATGGTTGCCGATAAGGCCACAAAAAATAAGTGCCACACCAAAGGCGTGGCACTTGAATTTCTAAATTACTTAACAGCAAATATCAGAATCCGCTTACGTTCAGCCTGCCGCCTGTTACGCATCGGCCGCTCAGCGACGGTGTTGGAATAGCGCTGTTCATAATCGCATTTTTGATTTGCGCCGCAGTAGCGCTTGGGTTGATAGACTTGTACAGCGCAACGGCACCTGTTACGTGCGGAGTAGCCATTGAAGTACCGTTATAGCTGGCATAGCCTGAAACTACGCGGCCGCCTTGTCTTACAGGCACCGTTGACCATACGCCTGAACCCGGAGCACCGATATCAACAGAAGTAGCGCCAAATTGCGAGAAACTGGACAGCGCGCCTGTGCTGGTGATAGAAGCTACGGCAATAATGTTGCTGTTTGGATAGCTAGCAGGATAGCTTGGCGTAGCGTCATTATTAGTACCGTTGTTGCCTGCTGCTGCTACAAACAGAATACCTGCCTGATTCGCGCGCTCGATAGCGTCTTGCAGCGCCTGAGAAAAGCCGCCGCCGCCCCATGAGTTGTTGGTAGCCACAATGTTCAGCCCCTGACGGGTTTTCAAATCGGTGAAGTAATCAATGGCTTTAATGGCGTTTGCAGTAGTGCCGCCTGTTGAACCAAGAAATTTAGCACCCAGCAATTTTACGTTCCATACCACACCGGCAACGCCTCTGCCGTTGTTGCCAACCGCACCGATAGTACCTGCACAATGCGTTCCGTGGTCGTCGTTTACACCGTCAAAAACAGAGTTGTCGTTACCTGCAAAGTCCCAGCCGTAAACGTCGTCCACATATCCGTTACCATCATCATCTCGGCCGTTGCCTGCAATTTCGCCGGGGTTTACGCCCGTGTTAGCTGCCAAGTCCTCATGATTAAACATGTAGCCTTCATCAATTACACCTATATAAACAGTGTTTGAACCGCGTTTGCCGGCAGCCCATGCAATAGCAGCACCACAGCCAAATTGGTTAGCAGGTGAAGAGGTAGCACTGTACATACCCCACAAAGAACCGTTGGTAAAGTAGGTATCGTTAGAACTGTTGTGGCGATACACGTAGTTAGGCTCGATGTATTCTATTTCGCCGAAACCGCGAGCTTT from Rhodoflexus caldus encodes:
- a CDS encoding M28 family metallopeptidase, whose amino-acid sequence is MSKKYYRMALVAWALLAGTTAYAQNDQTLATQTISRAKIEAHIGFLASDELKGRNTPSPEQLIAARYLATQLQCYGAKPLPSLGGYFQQVKFKTQKKSKAKITFSFNGKNFEQNTHMVAIEGGNMSADGAMVFMEYGKEEEFAKTDVKGKIVVVKAGVGEGTDARQWFADGRKKHERAAKAGAAALIELYNNPMIPWRFLVNYLGSDQLVLDKGTGKDAPGSIPHLWLNDPDWKEAAEMKTDAAYTAKLSITGMEIVYASSPNVVAYVEGTDPKLKNEYVVYSAHYDHVGVGRPDVAGDSIYNGARDNAVGTVTVLSVAENIAKHPTKRSALFVLFTGEEKGLLGSEWFIENSPIPHKQMVYCFNSDNAGYNTTKAATIIGLKRTSAAPMIEQACKAFGLEATDDPAPEQNLFDRSDNVNFAAMGIPAPTFSLGFTAFDDAINKYYHQPGDQPDNLDYDYLQKFFSAYVYASRLIANAKEIPFWKEGDKYFEAGKKLYGK
- a CDS encoding S8 family peptidase; the protein is MKKLFLNSLYFFALIGAITACQTNDINPTENSNSSEQALNVGRTEDGYEVVVNEYIVKFKAGTSDAKKDEILDKMGGKMKEKLMTRAMERAGDRAGIMLVNLPIQAQEALAKARGFGEIEYIEPNYVYRHNSSNDTYFTNGSLWGMYSATSSPANQFGCGAAIAWAAGKRGSNTVYIGVIDEGYMFNHEDLAANTGVNPGEIAGNGRDDDGNGYVDDVYGWDFAGNDNSVFDGVNDDHGTHCAGTIGAVGNNGRGVAGVVWNVKLLGAKFLGSTGGTTANAIKAIDYFTDLKTRQGLNIVATNNSWGGGGFSQALQDAIERANQAGILFVAAAGNNGTNNDATPSYPASYPNSNIIAVASITSTGALSSFSQFGATSVDIGAPGSGVWSTVPVRQGGRVVSGYASYNGTSMATPHVTGAVALYKSINPSATAAQIKNAIMNSAIPTPSLSGRCVTGGRLNVSGF